A window from Desulfonatronovibrio magnus encodes these proteins:
- a CDS encoding CocE/NonD family hydrolase yields MQKTEHVQVIENQWITMRDGCKLAARIWLPESAGHKPVPAILEYIPYRKSDSTAQRDSQIHGFFARNGYACIRADLRGSGDSEGILRDEYLQDELDDGLEILRWIAAQKWSNGKVGMMGISWGGFNALQIAALQPPELKAIITVCSSDDRFADDVHYMGGCLLTDKLSWASTMFSYNSSPPDPDVVKDKWKDMWLDRLEGSGLWIKKWLKHQRRNHYWKHASVCEDYSAVQIPVYAVGGWADGYSNTIFKLLYNLESPVKGLVGPWEHKYPHMGELGHGMDFLGECLRWWDKWLKGKETGIMDEPRLQAWMQDSVSPLLRESPGRWIQEDTWPSPRIEHVEYNFDLYGLHRETKVDEAAKKPMKIQSPLSVGLFGGKWCSYNHSMDLPWDQRQEDGGALTFETTPLERRTDVLGKPEVVLEVSSSKPQAMVAVRLSDIAEDGRGTRVTFGLLNLTHRDSHEFPEELEPDKKYIVKVPMNYLAQSFPAGHRIRLSVSTSYWPLAWPSPEAARLTVHPENSKLILPVRDSSQAEHDILPFDCPPPLEGIETRELREKRKEWTVLHNLHNNLIKVNVINNEPIIYLEYNDTAMQRDVQEIYSHYSNNYDSVRGEVISTRSFERNKRKLSATTRTIMTSTASHFKILATLDAYDGEVRIFSKSWDESIPRDMI; encoded by the coding sequence ATGCAAAAGACGGAACATGTTCAGGTAATTGAGAACCAATGGATAACCATGCGAGACGGCTGCAAACTGGCTGCCAGGATCTGGCTGCCTGAATCTGCCGGCCACAAGCCGGTGCCTGCAATTCTGGAGTATATTCCCTATAGAAAAAGTGATTCCACAGCCCAGCGAGACTCTCAGATACACGGCTTTTTCGCCCGAAACGGTTATGCGTGTATCCGGGCTGACCTGCGCGGAAGCGGAGATTCTGAAGGAATTCTAAGAGATGAATACCTACAGGATGAGTTGGACGACGGGCTGGAGATACTGAGATGGATTGCGGCCCAGAAATGGTCTAATGGTAAGGTGGGAATGATGGGCATCTCATGGGGGGGATTCAATGCCTTGCAGATAGCCGCTCTGCAGCCTCCGGAACTTAAAGCCATTATCACGGTGTGCTCTTCAGATGACAGATTTGCCGATGATGTCCACTATATGGGTGGATGTCTGCTTACAGACAAGCTTTCCTGGGCCTCAACCATGTTTTCCTATAACTCCTCTCCTCCTGATCCCGATGTTGTAAAAGACAAATGGAAGGATATGTGGCTGGACAGACTTGAAGGCAGCGGATTGTGGATCAAAAAATGGCTCAAGCACCAGAGACGGAATCATTACTGGAAACACGCTTCTGTCTGTGAAGACTACAGCGCCGTTCAGATACCTGTATACGCCGTGGGAGGCTGGGCTGACGGATACTCCAATACCATTTTCAAGCTGCTCTACAACCTTGAGTCACCGGTCAAAGGTCTTGTGGGCCCATGGGAGCATAAGTATCCGCACATGGGAGAACTGGGACATGGTATGGACTTTCTGGGGGAATGTCTCAGATGGTGGGATAAATGGCTCAAAGGCAAGGAAACCGGAATTATGGATGAACCGCGCTTGCAGGCCTGGATGCAGGATTCAGTGTCTCCTCTTTTGCGAGAAAGTCCTGGCCGCTGGATACAGGAAGATACCTGGCCGTCGCCCAGGATTGAACATGTAGAATATAATTTTGATTTATATGGTCTGCACAGGGAAACCAAAGTAGATGAAGCAGCAAAAAAACCCATGAAAATCCAGAGCCCTCTGAGCGTGGGGCTTTTTGGAGGAAAATGGTGTTCCTACAATCATTCCATGGATCTTCCCTGGGATCAGCGTCAGGAAGATGGAGGCGCATTGACTTTTGAGACAACTCCTCTTGAAAGACGTACAGACGTGCTGGGCAAGCCGGAAGTTGTACTGGAAGTTTCTTCCAGCAAGCCCCAGGCCATGGTGGCGGTGAGGCTTTCCGATATAGCTGAAGATGGAAGAGGCACCAGGGTAACCTTTGGCCTGCTTAATCTGACGCACAGAGACAGCCATGAATTTCCCGAAGAACTCGAGCCTGATAAGAAATACATAGTAAAAGTACCAATGAACTATCTGGCTCAGAGCTTTCCGGCCGGGCATAGAATCAGACTGTCCGTTTCAACATCCTACTGGCCTCTGGCCTGGCCATCCCCGGAAGCAGCGCGATTGACCGTACATCCGGAAAATTCAAAGCTGATTCTGCCTGTGCGTGATTCAAGCCAGGCTGAACATGACATACTTCCATTTGACTGTCCTCCACCTCTTGAAGGAATTGAAACACGGGAACTCAGGGAAAAGAGAAAGGAATGGACTGTGCTGCATAATCTGCACAATAATCTGATCAAGGTGAATGTGATCAACAATGAACCCATAATATATCTTGAATATAACGATACAGCTATGCAAAGAGATGTTCAGGAGATCTATTCTCACTATTCAAACAACTATGACTCAGTCCGTGGAGAGGTTATCTCCACAAGGAGTTTTGAAAGGAATAAGCGAAAGCTGTCCGCCACAACCAGAACCATAATGACCTCTACGGCTTCACATTTTAAAATTCTGGCAACTCTTGACGCCTATGATGGAGAGGTAAGGATCTTCAGCAAAAGCTGGGATGAGTCCATTCCCAGGGACATGATTTAG
- a CDS encoding response regulator, which yields MISKKKVLIVVGPQMFREFLRSLLEEENNLEVVDEVFDGIEAVEAIKKHEPDLLLLDLFLPRLSGVSVLNSVKNEYPDMKVMVLTDYKSDQHVVDAFESGANGYCIKDTSRDEMMMAVSSIVAGQKFVCTDIAEEVVEGYLEGRKKNKEDADWEIITQREREVLKLLAEGYKNREIGEMLYISAKTVEKHRSNIMNKLGLRNVAALTTFAMEHGLVNGAGNPYLIPGVAVPDSKEESAYMNRLISSN from the coding sequence ATGATATCAAAGAAAAAAGTCCTGATTGTGGTAGGACCTCAAATGTTTAGAGAGTTTTTAAGGTCCTTGCTTGAGGAGGAAAATAACCTTGAGGTTGTGGATGAAGTTTTTGACGGCATTGAAGCGGTTGAAGCTATTAAAAAACATGAACCGGACCTTCTGCTGCTGGATCTTTTTCTGCCCAGGCTCAGTGGAGTGAGCGTGCTTAATTCGGTGAAAAATGAATATCCGGATATGAAGGTGATGGTGCTTACAGACTACAAGTCTGATCAGCACGTTGTGGATGCCTTTGAATCCGGGGCAAACGGTTATTGCATAAAAGACACCAGCAGGGATGAGATGATGATGGCCGTGAGCAGTATTGTGGCAGGCCAGAAGTTTGTTTGTACCGACATTGCCGAAGAGGTGGTGGAAGGATACCTGGAAGGACGAAAAAAAAACAAGGAAGATGCTGACTGGGAGATAATTACCCAGCGAGAACGTGAAGTGCTCAAGCTTCTTGCAGAAGGCTACAAAAATAGAGAAATCGGGGAGATGCTTTATATCAGCGCCAAGACCGTGGAAAAGCATCGGTCCAACATCATGAACAAACTGGGACTTCGCAATGTGGCGGCATTGACCACCTTTGCCATGGAACACGGCCTGGTGAACGGGGCAGGCAATCCATATCTCATACCCGGAGTCGCAGTCCCGGACAGCAAAGAGGAATCGGCATACATGAACAGACTGATATCATCCAATTAA
- a CDS encoding L-lactate dehydrogenase yields MHDKTKRHSKVAIVGTGLVGMSYAYAMTIKGLVREISLINRTPEKAEGEAMDLSHGLPFTKPVDIRSGGYELCKDAQMVVIAAGANQKEGETRMDLARRNVKIVEDVVPRIMEHNPDPILVMVSNPVDILTYVALKVSGLPPERVISSGTVLDTMRFRYLLSEFYNIDSRNVHGYVIGEHGDSEVLVWSRVNIAGISLMDWCQACSRSIHSKMPEIEEDVRNAAYHIIEKKGATYYAIALAMNRITEAVFMNQQSVLTVGTLMKGEYGIEDVCLSLPCVLGSKGVSYVFSNPLAEDEERALQDSAKVLREGLDSVGY; encoded by the coding sequence ATGCATGACAAAACAAAACGACACAGCAAGGTGGCCATAGTGGGCACCGGCCTTGTGGGCATGTCGTATGCCTACGCCATGACCATCAAAGGACTTGTAAGAGAGATCAGCCTCATTAACCGCACACCTGAAAAGGCTGAAGGCGAGGCAATGGACCTGAGTCATGGACTGCCGTTTACAAAGCCGGTTGATATACGCTCAGGCGGATATGAACTGTGCAAAGACGCCCAGATGGTGGTCATTGCTGCCGGAGCCAATCAGAAAGAAGGTGAGACCAGAATGGACCTGGCCAGGCGTAATGTCAAAATTGTTGAAGATGTTGTGCCCAGGATTATGGAGCACAATCCTGACCCAATCCTGGTTATGGTCAGCAATCCAGTGGACATTCTTACCTATGTGGCTCTCAAGGTTTCGGGTTTGCCGCCGGAGCGGGTGATAAGTTCAGGCACTGTGCTTGACACCATGCGCTTCAGGTACCTGCTTTCCGAATTTTACAACATAGATTCACGTAATGTTCACGGCTATGTGATAGGCGAGCACGGCGACAGCGAGGTCCTGGTCTGGAGTCGGGTCAATATTGCAGGCATTTCCCTTATGGACTGGTGCCAGGCCTGTTCAAGATCCATTCATTCCAAAATGCCCGAGATCGAGGAAGACGTGCGCAATGCAGCTTATCATATCATCGAAAAAAAGGGTGCCACGTATTATGCCATAGCCCTGGCCATGAACCGCATTACTGAAGCTGTATTCATGAACCAGCAGAGCGTGCTTACAGTGGGCACCTTGATGAAAGGGGAGTACGGCATTGAAGATGTCTGCCTGTCCCTGCCCTGCGTTCTGGGATCCAAGGGAGTCAGCTATGTGTTTTCAAATCCCCTGGCAGAGGATGAAGAAAGGGCTTTGCAGGATTCAGCTAAAGTTCTCAGAGAAGGCCTTGATTCTGTGGGATACTGA